From one Lolium rigidum isolate FL_2022 chromosome 4, APGP_CSIRO_Lrig_0.1, whole genome shotgun sequence genomic stretch:
- the LOC124649494 gene encoding transcription factor WRKY19-like: MEDMALASELDRLQAMARELGAQVDNNDAPAAARELCGALAASVDRAVCLAGYGGGNAGAGKNSGQPRNSSRKAATAAKTRRQVRVASVQDTAPLDDGLSWRKYGQKDILGAPYPRAYFRCTHRHSRGCQATKQVQRAAGDPLLFEVVYHGDHTCAQPPALSLLSAQQPPASGQEQGLPAATQEEMHMHWWAAEPVTPPESMDVCCPPTNSWYQHAGSYGYAAGAGLGTDMDFEAQLDEFLNPTKFFQPEIQTL, from the coding sequence ATGGAGGACATGGCGCTAGCATCGGAGCTGGACCGGCTACAGGCGATGGCGAGGGAGCTGGGTGCGCAGGTCGACAACAACGACGCGCCGGCAGCCGCGAGGGAGCTCTGCGGCGCGCTGGCCGCGTCCGTCGACAGGGCCGTCTGCCTAGCCGGCTACGGAGGCGGCAATGCCGGCGCCGGTAAGAACAGTGGCCAGCCGAGGAACAGCAGCAGgaaggcggccacggcggcgaagACCAGAAGGCAGGTGCGGGTGGCGTCGGTGCAGGACACGGCGCCGCTCGACGACGGGCTCAGCTGGCGGAAGTACGGCCAGAAGGACATCCTCGGCGCCCCGTACCCGAGGGCATACTTCCGGTGCACGCACCGGCACTCCCGGGGCTGCCAAGCCACCAAGCAGGTGCAGCGCGCCGCCGGCGACCCGCTGCTCTTCGAAGTCGTGTACCACGGCGACCACACCTGCGCCCAGCCCCCCGCGCTATCGCTCCTAAGCGCGCAGCAGCCACCTGCCTCCGGCCAGGAGCAGGGATTGCCGGCTGCGACACAGGAAGAGATGCATATGCATTGGTGGGCGGCAGAGCCCGTGACGCCACCCGAGTCCATGGACGTCTGCTGCCCGCCAACAAACTCCTGGTACCAGCATGCCGGTAGCTATGGCTACGCGGCTGGTGCCGGCCTTGGGACTGACATGGACTTTGAGGCTCAGCTCGACGAGTTCTTGAATCCTACAAAGTTTTTCCAGCCAGAGATTCAGACCCTGTAA